In one window of Fulvia fulva chromosome 5, complete sequence DNA:
- a CDS encoding UDP-galactose transporter produces MATDAARRQATLAGIPVRDLTLGALIVQNAALVLFMHYSRVMPLINGDRYFASTAVFLSEVVKFSFFISMALYEIATSPSTPDSSTVSELAEALSKAVFTGDSWKLAVPAVLFTIQNSLQYVAASNLDAATFAITYQLKIVSAAMFGILLMGRVLNVRKWLSLGMMAVGILAVQLSHVSRQGHVLSIKDLRDGVSFKSPRSIWDMEAEGNVAAGQLNKRSATYEGIDDDVAAANPKMNASIGLAAAVLACVLSGLACVYFERTLKTKGDTRVSIWVRNVQLSFYSIWPALFLGVFFMDGEHLPKTGFFTGYNLIVWVVIFLQAAGGILVAVALKYSDSLTKSLAMSVSTVITFLTSVVFLEFHTTLFYLLGMIATTGAAFLYNSSPDDKRARPPPINVTQYEKDGSQGYFDIEAVATAGKSPLRDPMREALVTSRPGTPVSERHFRSKGAKRGQ; encoded by the exons ATGGCTACGGATGCTGCCCGCCGTCAGGCCACCTTGGCCGGCATACCTGTCAGAGATCTGACCTTGGGAGCG CTCATCGTCCAGAATGCCGCCCTCGTGCTTTTCATGCATTATTCGAGGGTTATGCCTCTCATCAACGGCGACCGATACTTCGCATCCACCGCCGTATTTCTCTCCGAAGTCGTCAAATTCTCCTTCTTCATATCCATGGCACTATACGAAATAGCTACGAGTCCCTCGACACCAGATTCATCCACCGTAAGCGAGCTGGCCGAGGCGCTGTCAAAAGCCGTGTTCACAGGCGATAGCTGGAAGTTGGCGGTCCCAGCCGTGCTTTTCACGATACAAAACAGTCTCCAGTATGTTGCAGCAAGCAATCTGGACGCGGCTACATTCGCCATCACGTACCAGCTCAAGATCGTGAGCGCTGCCATGTTCGGCATTCTACTCATGGGTCGCGTGCTCAATGTGAGGAAGTGGCTCAGTCTCGGAATGATGGCAGTGGGCATCTTGGCCGTGCAGCTGTCCCACGTGTCGAGGCAGGGGCACGTTTTGTCCATAAAAGACTTGAGGGATGGAGTTTCATTCAAGTCCCCACGGTCTATATGGGACATGGAGGCAGAGGGCAACGTGGCTGCTGGACAGCTCAACAAGCGATCTGCGACGTACGAAGGAATTGACGATGATGTCGCTGCAGCAAACCCCAAGATGAATGCATCAATTGGTCTTGCTGCAGCTGTCTTGGCCTGCGTGCTGTCAGGGCTGGCATGCGTCTACTTTGAAAGGACTTTGAAGACCAAGGGAGACACGCGCGTATCCATCTGGGTACGCAACGTACAACTTTCTTTCTACTCCATCTGGCCGGCGTTGTTCCTGGGAGTATTCTTCATGGACGGGGAGCATTTGCCGAAGACCGGCTTCTTTACTGGATACAATCTCATCGTATGGGTGGTGATCTTCTTACAAGCCGCAGGCGGCATATTGGTGGCGGTGGCACTGAAATACAGCGACAGTTTGACGAAGAGCCTGGCCATGAGCGTGTCTACTGTAATCACGTTCCTGACCAGTGTGGTGTTCCTGGAGTTCCACACGACTTTGTTC TATCTACTAGGCATGATAGCCACTACCGGTGCAGCGTTTCTATACAACTCCAGTCCGGACGACAAGCGAGCGAGGCCGCCACCAATCAACGTCACACAGTACGAGAAGGACGGCAGCCAAGGCTATTTCGATATCGAAGCTGTGGCTACGGCAGGCAAGTCGCCATTGCGAGATCCGATGCGAGAAGCCTTGGTCACGAGCAGGCCGGGCACACCAGTTTCGGAACGGCATTTCCGGTCTAAGGGCGCAAAGAGAGGGCAGTGA